One stretch of Chryseobacterium indologenes DNA includes these proteins:
- a CDS encoding purine-nucleoside phosphorylase translates to MLERIKETADFIKNIIQETPDFAIVLGSGLGKLQNEVEPIHVLEYKNIPHFPQTTVVGHTGKLIYGILEGKKVLMMSGRFHYYEGHSMETVTFPVRVFHLLGIQNLILSNACGGVNPAYTIADIVILKDHINMMPEHPLRGKNIEELGPRFVDMSEPYNKKMITVAEKAAAENNIKIHQGIYVALQGPTFETPAEYGMIKAIGGDMVGMSTVPEVIVARHMGMDVFCMSVITDLGGPDIAFAVSHEEVLNAANKAMPNVITVVKGLIKNYQ, encoded by the coding sequence ATGTTAGAAAGAATTAAAGAGACAGCTGATTTTATCAAAAATATCATTCAGGAAACTCCTGATTTTGCTATTGTTTTAGGATCCGGACTTGGAAAACTACAGAATGAGGTAGAACCCATCCATGTTTTAGAGTACAAAAATATCCCCCATTTTCCACAGACCACAGTGGTAGGACATACCGGAAAGCTTATCTATGGAATATTGGAAGGAAAAAAAGTGCTGATGATGAGTGGACGTTTTCATTACTATGAAGGGCATTCTATGGAAACCGTAACTTTCCCTGTAAGGGTTTTTCATCTATTGGGAATTCAAAATCTTATTCTGTCCAATGCATGTGGTGGAGTAAATCCAGCCTACACTATTGCAGACATTGTTATTTTAAAGGACCATATCAATATGATGCCTGAACATCCGCTTCGTGGCAAAAATATTGAGGAACTCGGACCACGTTTTGTGGACATGAGTGAACCTTATAACAAAAAAATGATTACTGTAGCAGAAAAAGCAGCTGCAGAAAACAATATTAAAATCCATCAAGGAATCTACGTTGCCCTGCAAGGCCCTACTTTTGAAACTCCAGCCGAATACGGAATGATTAAAGCTATTGGCGGAGATATGGTAGGAATGAGTACGGTTCCTGAAGTAATTGTTGCCAGACACATGGGAATGGACGTATTCTGTATGTCCGTTATTACAGATCTTGGCGGACCGGATATTGCTTTCGCTGTTTCTCATGAAGAAGTTTTAAATGCCGCCAATAAAGCTATGCCGAATGTCATTACGGTAGTGAAGGGATTGATTAAAAACTACCAATAG
- the lpxK gene encoding tetraacyldisaccharide 4'-kinase: MKRWYLYPFSLAYHLVTGIRNTMYDLGIFKSTKFKTPIINVGNLSVGGSGKSPMVMYLAQYLSKHYRTGVLSRGYGRLTKGYEVTNYDSNYKIVGDEAMQLFERFKNRFVIAVSEERVPGAKKVIEDMDLGVLILDDAMQHRAIKAGFNILMTDFNDPFFKDYLLPAGDLRESRAGSKRADIIMVSKCPDELTEETKRYYISRIRPSHNQKVFFSSIGYDENVYGKDKMLPDNNLNYYDILLITGIANPKPLLEHLAKFSKRVTHLKFRDHHNFTDDDIKKILAEYKKLGEYKLILTTEKDYVRLKTFDYLREIVYYWPINVIIDKKEEFNQIILDYVRKN; encoded by the coding sequence ATGAAAAGATGGTACCTTTATCCTTTTTCCCTTGCTTATCATCTGGTAACGGGTATCCGAAACACAATGTATGATTTAGGGATTTTTAAGTCGACAAAATTCAAGACACCGATAATCAATGTCGGGAATCTCTCCGTGGGCGGAAGCGGAAAATCACCTATGGTGATGTATCTCGCCCAATATTTATCCAAACACTACAGAACCGGAGTGCTTTCACGGGGCTACGGTAGATTAACCAAAGGTTATGAGGTAACGAATTATGACAGCAACTACAAAATTGTAGGGGATGAAGCCATGCAGCTTTTTGAACGTTTCAAAAACCGTTTTGTGATCGCTGTTTCTGAAGAGCGTGTACCTGGTGCCAAAAAGGTTATCGAAGATATGGATCTTGGAGTTTTGATCCTTGATGATGCGATGCAGCACCGTGCTATTAAAGCGGGATTCAATATTCTGATGACCGATTTTAATGATCCTTTTTTCAAAGATTATCTTCTTCCTGCCGGAGATCTTAGAGAGTCCAGAGCAGGATCAAAGAGAGCAGATATCATTATGGTCAGCAAATGTCCTGATGAGCTTACGGAGGAAACCAAAAGGTATTATATTTCAAGGATCAGGCCTTCTCATAATCAAAAAGTATTTTTTTCATCCATCGGTTATGACGAAAATGTATACGGAAAAGACAAAATGCTTCCGGATAACAACCTGAACTATTATGATATTTTACTTATTACCGGAATTGCAAACCCTAAACCTCTTCTTGAGCATCTGGCTAAATTTTCAAAAAGAGTTACCCATCTGAAATTCAGAGATCATCATAATTTCACAGATGATGATATTAAAAAAATCCTTGCGGAGTATAAAAAATTAGGGGAATATAAACTGATATTAACCACAGAGAAAGATTACGTTCGTCTGAAAACTTTTGACTATCTTAGAGAAATTGTTTACTACTGGCCTATCAATGTCATCATTGATAAAAAGGAAGAATTCAATCAAATCATCTTAGATTATGTTAGAAAGAATTAA
- a CDS encoding GEVED domain-containing protein: protein MKKLLFLLITATLSSNFYSQNVEFLECGTDDLMRKHYARFPNEKIQDDRFNLELSKMIKSGKLAAKNGQNQIYEIPIVVHVVGDGSPIGSVNNKSDADIIAWVNYTNGVFAGSSSSGMANTSSPLPVKFVFAKIDPNCNPTNGINRIDASGLPKYVSGGVNNDNTTNAVPATEITAMGQWDTSKYYNIYVVKKLTSNAGALNGYAYYPGGSSDYSFMATSASAVNAQTLAHEFGHALGLRHTHEGYNATTGDCPVNTDCTLNGDLVCDTEPMKSLYHSSVPRNCQTGQINPCTSQLYAGGERNIMAYTFCFRDLFTPGQTDRATAQLLQYRQSLINSPVASATAINNNVSLTNACTPTSITNPGGFNIGITSVKFGSINNSSSNYKQASNNFYENFTGNYCFGYSKTTIPQNTATTITVAPGTSNPHIIKAYIDYNNDGQFNESTELILSQSGISNGTFATASVTPPSDAVTNTPLRMRVIGDYNGTAITACYTPKYGQVEDYSVTIVPQSSLSVNDMISKNNSFITRDENSVYVKSHSKISSLHIYDASGKLLADKMNINTSEFRFPISQKNTILTVNVILKDGKIMTKKLKF, encoded by the coding sequence TTGAAAAAACTACTATTTCTGCTTATTACAGCAACCCTATCTTCAAATTTTTATTCACAGAATGTAGAATTTTTAGAGTGCGGAACTGATGATTTAATGAGAAAACATTACGCCAGGTTCCCGAACGAAAAAATCCAGGATGATCGCTTCAATCTGGAATTATCAAAAATGATTAAAAGCGGTAAATTAGCGGCTAAGAATGGGCAAAACCAGATCTATGAAATTCCCATTGTTGTACATGTTGTAGGAGATGGAAGCCCAATAGGAAGTGTTAATAACAAATCCGATGCTGATATTATTGCCTGGGTAAACTATACCAATGGGGTTTTTGCGGGAAGTTCATCCAGTGGAATGGCCAATACAAGTTCTCCTCTCCCTGTAAAATTCGTTTTTGCGAAAATAGATCCTAATTGCAATCCTACCAATGGAATCAATAGGATTGACGCCTCCGGTCTTCCAAAATATGTAAGTGGTGGAGTAAATAATGATAACACAACCAACGCTGTTCCAGCAACAGAAATTACTGCAATGGGACAATGGGATACCAGCAAGTATTATAATATCTATGTTGTTAAAAAACTGACTTCAAACGCAGGAGCGTTGAATGGATATGCTTATTATCCTGGAGGAAGCAGTGATTATTCTTTTATGGCCACCAGCGCCTCAGCAGTCAATGCACAGACTTTGGCGCACGAGTTTGGACACGCTTTGGGGTTAAGACATACCCACGAAGGATATAATGCAACCACAGGAGACTGTCCTGTAAATACCGACTGTACCCTGAATGGAGATCTGGTTTGCGACACAGAACCTATGAAAAGTCTTTATCACTCCTCTGTTCCCAGAAACTGTCAGACCGGACAAATCAACCCATGTACCAGCCAACTATATGCTGGCGGAGAAAGAAATATAATGGCGTATACATTTTGCTTTAGAGATTTATTTACACCAGGGCAAACAGACCGTGCAACGGCACAACTTCTTCAGTACAGACAGTCTTTAATCAATTCTCCTGTAGCTTCAGCAACAGCGATCAATAATAATGTATCTCTTACCAATGCATGTACACCAACATCCATAACCAATCCGGGAGGATTTAACATTGGTATTACTTCTGTAAAATTTGGCAGCATCAATAATTCTTCCAGTAATTATAAACAAGCTTCTAATAACTTTTATGAAAACTTTACCGGCAACTATTGTTTTGGCTATTCCAAAACTACCATTCCCCAGAACACAGCAACCACTATTACGGTAGCTCCGGGAACAAGCAATCCGCATATTATAAAAGCATATATTGATTATAATAATGACGGACAATTTAATGAATCTACAGAATTAATACTTAGTCAAAGTGGTATAAGTAATGGGACTTTTGCAACAGCTTCGGTCACTCCTCCATCCGATGCTGTAACCAATACCCCTTTAAGAATGAGAGTGATTGGGGATTATAACGGAACGGCTATTACGGCCTGCTATACGCCAAAGTATGGACAGGTAGAAGATTATTCTGTAACCATAGTACCTCAGTCTTCATTATCTGTAAATGATATGATTTCAAAGAATAATTCTTTCATCACCAGGGACGAAAATTCAGTGTATGTAAAAAGTCATTCTAAAATCTCTTCATTACATATTTATGATGCATCGGGAAAACTTTTAGCTGATAAAATGAATATCAATACTTCAGAATTCAGATTCCCTATCAGTCAAAAGAACACAATCCTCACCGTAAACGTTATTCTGAAAGATGGAAAGATAATGACTAAAAAGTTAAAATTCTGA
- a CDS encoding ABC transporter ATP-binding protein, which produces MKKQDTWGIVKRLFFIGMKFRSWFILTLVISVILSIVSTYRPYLTMEVVDNDITKLQDKALMMKHIYILVGLVFAETVLNFFLVYFSNFISQNVIRDIRERLYSKLIYFKTSFFDKTPIGQLVTRAVGDVETIATVYTDGFLMVFGDILRIVFVLVMMFSTNVHLSYITLAILPLMVVITRFFQKRLKKAFGDERNWTATQNSFVQERLAGMSIIQVFNRQESEFKKFDDINITLKSALLRTVFIFSLFFPVVELISSLFIGFILFYGGYITISAGVVIAFIQYISMLIRPLRQIADRFNNIQRGIVGAERVLGLMDEENSMTNTGTVKKDHFAGKIEFQKVHFAYDEKQEVLKGIDFKVNPGETVAIVGATGAGKSTIISLITRLYDINSGNILIDDIDLKDYELYNLRSHIGVVLQDVFLFHGSIFENLAFGDDSITLEKIKAGAKEIEVDQFIEQLPGGYDYVVSERGSSISLGQRQLLSFLRAYLSDPKILILDEATSSIDHESEKLIQRATEKITKNRTSFIIAHRLSTIEKADKIIVMEHGKIVEEGKHLDLLDKNGYYATLYKAQLRHEVELEEEKESK; this is translated from the coding sequence ATGAAAAAACAAGATACCTGGGGAATTGTAAAAAGGCTGTTCTTTATTGGAATGAAATTTCGTTCTTGGTTCATCCTTACTTTAGTAATTTCCGTAATACTCTCAATAGTTTCTACTTACAGACCATATCTGACTATGGAGGTTGTAGACAATGATATCACCAAGCTGCAAGACAAAGCGCTGATGATGAAGCATATCTATATCCTTGTAGGATTGGTATTTGCAGAAACCGTTTTAAACTTTTTCCTGGTTTATTTTTCAAACTTTATCTCACAGAATGTAATCAGGGATATCAGGGAGCGGTTATATTCTAAACTGATTTATTTTAAAACATCATTCTTTGATAAGACTCCGATCGGTCAATTGGTAACCCGTGCGGTAGGTGATGTGGAAACCATTGCAACAGTCTATACAGATGGATTTCTGATGGTTTTCGGAGATATCCTGAGAATTGTATTTGTGCTGGTGATGATGTTCAGTACCAACGTTCACCTGAGTTATATTACTCTTGCTATTCTGCCTTTAATGGTAGTAATCACAAGGTTTTTTCAGAAAAGGCTTAAAAAAGCTTTTGGTGACGAAAGAAACTGGACGGCTACACAGAACTCTTTTGTACAGGAAAGATTAGCAGGAATGTCTATTATTCAGGTGTTCAACAGACAGGAATCAGAATTTAAAAAATTTGATGATATCAATATTACCCTGAAGAGCGCATTGTTGAGAACCGTTTTCATTTTCTCATTATTTTTTCCGGTAGTAGAGCTTATTTCCTCATTATTTATAGGATTTATCCTGTTTTATGGTGGATATATTACGATCAGTGCCGGAGTAGTGATAGCCTTTATTCAGTATATTTCAATGTTGATCCGTCCTTTAAGACAGATTGCGGACCGTTTCAATAATATTCAGAGAGGAATTGTAGGAGCAGAAAGAGTACTGGGCTTAATGGATGAGGAAAACTCAATGACGAATACCGGGACCGTGAAAAAAGATCACTTTGCCGGTAAAATTGAATTCCAGAAAGTACATTTTGCCTATGATGAAAAACAGGAAGTCCTGAAAGGGATTGATTTTAAGGTGAATCCTGGAGAAACGGTTGCCATTGTAGGAGCAACCGGAGCAGGGAAGTCTACGATTATCAGCTTGATTACAAGGCTTTATGATATCAATTCAGGAAATATTCTCATCGATGATATAGATTTGAAAGATTATGAACTTTATAATCTGAGGAGTCATATCGGAGTTGTATTGCAGGACGTGTTTCTTTTCCATGGAAGTATTTTTGAGAACCTTGCTTTTGGAGATGATAGCATTACCCTTGAAAAAATAAAGGCTGGAGCTAAAGAAATTGAAGTAGATCAGTTTATTGAGCAGCTTCCGGGTGGATATGATTATGTAGTAAGCGAAAGAGGTTCATCCATTTCCTTAGGTCAAAGACAACTATTATCGTTCCTGAGAGCGTATTTATCTGATCCAAAGATTTTGATTCTGGATGAAGCCACATCTTCTATTGATCATGAAAGTGAAAAACTGATTCAGAGAGCTACAGAAAAGATTACCAAGAACAGGACGTCCTTTATTATTGCCCATAGGCTTTCTACTATTGAAAAAGCAGATAAGATCATTGTGATGGAGCATGGGAAGATTGTAGAAGAAGGGAAGCATCTTGATCTTTTGGATAAGAACGGGTATTATGCTACCTTATACAAGGCTCAGCTTAGGCATGAAGTGGAACTGGAAGAAGAAAAGGAATCAAAATAA
- the dinB gene encoding DNA polymerase IV, producing MDFSLPLRKIIHVDMDAFYASVEQHDNPVLKGKPIAVGGQHRGVVAAASYEARKYGVRSAMPSKTAKEKCPDLIFVPPRFTRYKEISKMIREIFYEYTDLVEPLSLDEAYLDVTENKKEIESANQIAREIRQKIFEKTGLTASAGISVNKFLAKVASDINKPNGQKTIHPDKVESFLEELPVEKFYGVGKVTANKMFSLGIYKGKDLKKRSLEDLVRIFGKSGKHYYNVVRGIHTSEVKPHRIQKSVAVERTFFEDLFDEQQINEKLESLSQELHQRLQKNNILGRTLTLKIKYKDFSLFTRSITREEYFTSPEEYFNTGKKLWELRPFDKAVRLLGLSLSHLNTEEKKLISIQLKIPFKEFNNE from the coding sequence ATGGATTTTTCTTTGCCGCTTCGTAAAATTATACACGTAGATATGGATGCATTTTATGCCTCTGTGGAGCAACATGATAATCCTGTACTCAAGGGAAAACCTATTGCTGTGGGCGGCCAGCATCGTGGAGTTGTAGCGGCAGCAAGTTATGAAGCCCGAAAATATGGTGTTCGTTCTGCAATGCCTAGTAAAACAGCCAAAGAGAAATGCCCTGACCTTATCTTTGTTCCACCACGTTTTACACGTTATAAAGAAATTTCAAAAATGATCCGTGAGATTTTCTATGAATACACTGATCTTGTGGAACCGCTGTCATTGGATGAAGCCTATCTCGATGTGACCGAAAATAAAAAAGAAATAGAATCTGCCAATCAGATTGCCAGGGAAATCCGCCAGAAAATATTTGAAAAAACAGGTCTAACGGCTTCTGCAGGAATCTCTGTAAATAAATTCTTGGCCAAAGTGGCTTCTGACATCAATAAACCTAATGGCCAGAAAACCATCCATCCTGATAAAGTAGAAAGCTTCCTGGAAGAATTACCTGTGGAAAAATTTTATGGGGTTGGAAAGGTTACAGCTAACAAAATGTTTAGTTTAGGTATTTATAAAGGAAAAGATTTAAAGAAAAGATCTTTGGAAGATCTGGTAAGGATCTTTGGAAAATCCGGAAAGCATTATTACAACGTAGTTCGCGGTATTCATACTTCGGAGGTAAAACCTCATCGGATTCAAAAAAGTGTAGCGGTAGAAAGAACTTTTTTTGAAGATCTTTTTGATGAACAGCAGATCAATGAAAAACTGGAAAGTCTGAGCCAGGAACTTCACCAACGCTTACAAAAAAATAATATTCTTGGGAGGACTTTAACCTTAAAAATTAAGTATAAGGATTTCTCACTTTTCACACGAAGCATAACCAGAGAAGAATATTTCACCTCGCCTGAAGAATATTTCAATACAGGAAAAAAGCTATGGGAGCTACGCCCTTTTGATAAAGCAGTTCGTTTGCTTGGGCTATCTCTTTCTCACCTGAATACAGAAGAAAAAAAGCTTATTTCCATTCAACTAAAAATCCCGTTTAAAGAATTCAACAACGAATAA
- the truA gene encoding tRNA pseudouridine(38-40) synthase TruA → MRYFIEFSYNGKNYFGYQIQPDAISVQEELEKALSTILREEIKTTGAGRTDTGVHAKKIFAHFDTEQELSDELPRRLNSFLPPDISIKRIFKVKNDFHARFDATYRTYEYYISLDKNPFTQESAWQHWKRSLDIDAMNEACKILFEYEDFTSFAKLKTDNKTNICKMYIAKWEQNGAELKFTVSANRFLRNMVRAIVGTMVEIGTGKLKPEDLRKVIEDKNRNAAGTSAPAHGLYLVDVGYEF, encoded by the coding sequence TTGAGATACTTTATAGAATTTTCTTACAACGGAAAGAATTATTTCGGCTACCAGATACAGCCGGATGCTATTTCCGTGCAGGAAGAACTGGAAAAAGCACTTTCCACCATTTTAAGAGAAGAAATTAAAACTACCGGGGCCGGAAGGACAGACACCGGTGTTCATGCAAAAAAAATATTTGCTCATTTTGATACCGAGCAGGAGCTTAGTGATGAGCTTCCAAGAAGACTGAACAGTTTTCTTCCACCTGATATTTCTATTAAGAGAATTTTTAAGGTGAAAAATGATTTTCATGCCCGTTTTGATGCCACTTACAGAACTTATGAATATTATATTTCGCTTGACAAAAACCCGTTTACCCAGGAATCTGCCTGGCAGCATTGGAAAAGGTCTCTGGATATTGATGCGATGAACGAAGCCTGCAAGATTCTTTTTGAATATGAAGACTTTACCAGTTTTGCCAAATTAAAAACGGACAATAAAACGAACATTTGCAAAATGTATATTGCAAAATGGGAGCAGAATGGAGCAGAACTTAAATTTACCGTTTCTGCCAACCGGTTTCTGAGAAATATGGTTCGGGCTATTGTGGGAACAATGGTGGAAATCGGTACGGGTAAATTGAAACCAGAAGACCTTCGCAAAGTTATTGAGGATAAAAACCGTAATGCAGCCGGAACTTCAGCTCCTGCCCATGGCTTGTATCTGGTGGACGTAGGGTATGAATTTTAA
- a CDS encoding GNAT family N-acetyltransferase → MITREATEQDLEILLTFEQGIVSAERPFNSTLIDGEIHYYDLSHFIQSPDATLIIVEDNDEIVASGYALIKQTEKNYYKFESYAYLGFMYVKPEYRGKGINKIITDELIHWAKSKNISEVRLDVYAENESAVKAYEKAGFEPLLLTMRLKS, encoded by the coding sequence ATGATCACAAGAGAAGCCACAGAACAGGATTTAGAAATCCTCTTAACATTTGAACAGGGAATTGTCTCTGCAGAAAGACCTTTTAACAGCACACTGATTGATGGAGAAATCCATTATTATGACTTAAGTCATTTTATACAATCTCCTGATGCCACTTTAATTATTGTAGAAGATAATGATGAAATAGTAGCTTCAGGCTATGCACTCATCAAACAAACTGAAAAAAATTATTATAAGTTTGAAAGCTATGCTTACCTGGGATTTATGTATGTAAAACCAGAATATCGAGGAAAGGGAATTAATAAAATAATTACTGATGAACTGATTCATTGGGCAAAATCCAAAAATATTTCAGAAGTAAGACTGGACGTCTACGCTGAAAATGAATCTGCGGTAAAAGCTTATGAAAAAGCAGGCTTTGAGCCGCTTCTTCTTACGATGAGACTGAAATCTTAA
- a CDS encoding alpha-amylase, giving the protein MNPTMIQFFHWYSDGEGKLWKEAEKQAKYLAKLGITSVWFPPAYKGTNGGYSVGYDTYDLYDLGEFDQKGTIPTKYGTKKEYLKAINALKKQNIEIIVDIVLGHKAGGDELEKFNVVKVDEDNREKVISDIFEIESYTKFTFPGREKKYSDFEWNFTCFSGVDYAEGMESHIYKIQSEYGDDWEEMIHDEKGNYDYLMYNDIEHRNPFVREELNTWAKWYFDTTDFDGVRLDALKHISFDFYKEWLTLLRSNTGKNIFAVGEYWAPGYLHLLQKYIEVTEGCMSLFDSSLQNNFHNASKEGDSYDLRRIFDETLTQADPLHSVSIVANHDTQPLQDLEAPVEPWFKPIAYALILLRKDGYPCIFYPDLYGAHYTDKDREGNDQEIFMPKVEGIEALLKARKDYAYGEQRDYFEDANCIGWIREGDETHTGCAVVISNKDSYNKPMEIGKRYAGKKCKDLLKGFKHKVTIDENGWGDFPVPAGKVSVWIPE; this is encoded by the coding sequence ATGAACCCAACAATGATTCAGTTTTTCCACTGGTATTCTGATGGTGAAGGAAAGTTATGGAAAGAAGCCGAAAAACAAGCCAAATATCTGGCTAAATTGGGAATAACTTCAGTTTGGTTTCCTCCTGCCTATAAAGGCACCAATGGTGGATACTCTGTAGGATATGACACCTACGATCTTTATGACCTTGGAGAGTTTGATCAGAAGGGAACCATCCCCACCAAATATGGCACTAAAAAGGAATATTTAAAAGCAATCAACGCTTTAAAAAAACAAAATATTGAAATCATTGTAGACATTGTATTAGGTCACAAAGCAGGAGGTGATGAACTGGAAAAGTTCAATGTTGTAAAAGTAGATGAAGATAACAGAGAAAAAGTAATTTCAGATATCTTTGAAATAGAATCCTATACTAAATTTACTTTTCCCGGAAGAGAAAAAAAATATTCAGATTTTGAATGGAATTTCACCTGTTTCAGTGGTGTAGATTATGCGGAAGGCATGGAGTCTCACATTTATAAAATACAGTCTGAATATGGTGATGACTGGGAAGAAATGATCCATGATGAGAAAGGAAATTATGATTACCTGATGTATAATGACATTGAGCATAGAAATCCTTTTGTTCGCGAAGAACTCAATACCTGGGCGAAGTGGTATTTTGATACAACAGATTTTGATGGTGTCCGGCTGGATGCTTTGAAACATATTTCCTTTGATTTTTATAAAGAATGGCTCACATTGCTTCGTTCTAATACCGGAAAAAATATTTTTGCTGTGGGAGAATATTGGGCTCCCGGATATCTTCATCTCCTTCAAAAGTACATTGAAGTCACCGAAGGATGTATGAGCCTTTTTGACAGCTCATTACAGAATAATTTTCATAATGCATCCAAAGAAGGCGATTCCTATGACCTCAGAAGAATTTTTGATGAAACTCTTACCCAAGCTGATCCTCTTCATTCAGTAAGTATTGTAGCGAATCATGATACACAGCCTTTGCAGGATTTGGAAGCTCCTGTTGAGCCTTGGTTCAAGCCAATTGCCTATGCCCTGATCTTATTGCGAAAAGATGGATATCCATGTATATTTTACCCGGATTTGTATGGTGCTCATTATACGGACAAAGACAGGGAAGGAAATGATCAGGAAATATTTATGCCGAAGGTAGAGGGTATTGAAGCGCTGCTGAAAGCCAGAAAAGATTATGCTTACGGTGAACAGCGAGATTATTTCGAGGATGCCAATTGTATTGGCTGGATACGTGAAGGGGATGAAACTCATACAGGCTGTGCCGTAGTGATTAGCAATAAAGATTCATATAACAAACCGATGG
- a CDS encoding TlpA family protein disulfide reductase: MKKLLLIFMVGIFSLNYAQKIPTALKTGFSKEALKQKLEDENGKTITIQEILDQHKGKVLVIDFWAGWCRDCLQALPKAELLEKNNPNVDFVFLSLERSKEGFDKSLVRFNMKEKDNYWFASGWKNDFNNYVDLNWIPRYMIIDQKSAIAKYYAISPEDPEIQQTIDNLLK, encoded by the coding sequence ATGAAAAAGCTGTTATTAATTTTTATGGTAGGTATTTTTAGTCTGAACTATGCACAAAAAATTCCTACTGCTCTTAAAACCGGATTTTCAAAAGAAGCTCTAAAGCAAAAACTGGAAGATGAGAATGGAAAAACAATTACTATCCAGGAAATTCTGGATCAGCATAAAGGAAAAGTTTTAGTCATTGATTTTTGGGCCGGATGGTGTAGAGACTGTCTTCAGGCGCTTCCAAAAGCTGAACTCTTAGAAAAAAATAATCCTAATGTTGATTTTGTGTTCCTATCGTTGGAAAGATCTAAAGAAGGATTTGATAAGAGCCTTGTAAGATTCAATATGAAAGAAAAAGACAACTATTGGTTTGCTTCCGGCTGGAAAAATGATTTTAATAATTATGTGGACCTGAATTGGATTCCAAGATATATGATTATTGATCAGAAATCAGCTATTGCAAAGTATTATGCTATTTCTCCGGAAGATCCTGAAATTCAGCAGACCATAGACAATCTTTTAAAATAA